In Elaeis guineensis isolate ETL-2024a chromosome 1, EG11, whole genome shotgun sequence, a genomic segment contains:
- the LOC105061244 gene encoding LOW QUALITY PROTEIN: G-type lectin S-receptor-like serine/threonine-protein kinase LECRK3 (The sequence of the model RefSeq protein was modified relative to this genomic sequence to represent the inferred CDS: inserted 1 base in 1 codon) has translation MARSSLFHHFLLPLPLLLALFSPSHAQAYHNISLGSSLTPLGENSLWLSPSGEFAFGFHPIETNTSFFLLAIWFVKTANKTVVWYANGDQPVQDGATVELTTNGALSLKDDDGQEVWNPGTSNATYAAMLDTGNFVLVSADASVSWQSFDNPSDTILPSQVLDLGTNIRSRMMDTDYSSGRFRLSVQSDGNLVFYPVAVPSGLQYDSYWSSNTGGNGTKLVFDKLGTIYLALNNSSRFNFTSAGIASVGDFYHRATLDSYGVFRQYVYPKNGTQNGTWNEGWNLVAFQPPDICQAMTTGTGSGVCGFNSYCKYVGNQNLVDCECPPGYXFLDPNRKYKGCQANFPAQSCNADEKALYNFSLLINVDWPLSDYEHFSPIDEDQCRGECLSDCFCAVAIYYQNNGDCWKKKLPLSNGKMGDYVQRRAFIKYAKGNNSQPPPPIPVMVKKDRGPRIWVGSLLLGSSAIVNLVLITAILFLRFCSYNKVRRKLQPGSNMAALSLRSFTYSELEAATDGFNEELGSGAFSRVYKGYLDDEPGTCVAVKKLDNLLPDMDKEFMNEVGSIGRTYHKNLVRLYGFCNEGTERLLVYEFMKNGSLTEFLFGSVRPHWHLRVQIALGIARGLTYLHEECSSQIIHCDIKPQNILLDDNLVARISDFGLAKLLRTDQTRTNTGIRGTRGYVAPEWFKSMGITAKVDVYSFGVMLLEIVCCRKNVEQEVGNEEALILTYWVNDCYRDGMLELVVEGDDEAALDMKRMERFVKVALWCIQEEPSMRPTMQKVTQMLDGATSIPEPPDPSSYISSIQ, from the exons ATGGCACGCTCTTCTCTGTTCCACCATTTCCTGCTACCTCTCCCCCTGCTACTCGCTTTATTCAGCCCTTCGCACGCTCAGGCTTATCACAACATAAGCTTGGGCTCCTCCCTGACTCCCTTAGGCGAAAACAGCTTGTGGCTCTCGCCCTCCGGCGAGTTCGCCTTCGGATTTCATCCCATCGAAACCAATACCAGCTTCTTCCTGCTTGCCATCTGGTTCGTGAAGACAGCAAACAAAACCGTAGTCTGGTACGCGAACGGAGACCAACCGGTGCAAGACGGAGCCACAGTGGAGCTGACCACCAACGGAGCGCTCTCGCTCAAAGACGACGACGGCCAGGAGGTGTGGAACCCTGGCACCAGCAATGCCACCTATGCTGCCATGCTCGATACCGGAAACTTCGTGCTCGTAAGCGCCGACGCCTCCGTTAGTTGGCAGAGCTTTGACAATCCTTCTGACACCATCTTGCCCTCCCAAGTATTGGATCTGGGCACCAATATCCGATCCCGAATGATGGACACGGATTACTCCAGTGGAAGGTTCAGGCTCAGCGTCCAATCCGACGGTAATCTAGTGTTTTATCCCGTGGCCGTTCCGTCTGGACTTCAGTACGATTCTTACTGGTCCAGCAACACTGGTGGAAACGGAACAAAGCTCGTCTTCGATAAGCTGGGCACCATTTACTTGGCCCTAAACAACAGCAGTCGATTTAATTTTACATCTGCGGGAATAGCTTCAGTAGGTGATTTCTATCACAGGGCAACGCTCGACTCTTATGGGGTCTTCAGGCAGTATGTCTATCCAAAGAATGGGACGCAGAATGGGACCTGGAACGAAGGCTGGAATCTGGTGGCTTTTCAGCCTCCAGACATCTGCCAAGCCATGACGACGGGGACCGGGAGTGGTGTTTGTGGCTTCAATAGCTACTGCAAATACGTTGGCAACCAAAACCTCGTCGATTGCGAGTGTCCACCCGGGT TCTTTTTGGATCCAAACAGGAAGTACAAAGGGTGTCAAGCAAATTTTCCAGCACAGAGCTGTAACGCAGATGAGAAGGCACTGTATAATTTCTCGCTATTGATCAATGTCGACTGGCCTTTATCTGATTACGAGCACTTCAGCCCCATCGATGAGGACCAATGCAGAGGAGAATGCTTGAGCGACTGCTTCTGTGCAGTTGCTATCTATTATCAGAACAACGGGGATTGTTGGAAGAAGAAGCTCCCCCTTTCCAACGGGAAGATGGGCGATTACGTTCAGAGAAGGGCTTTCATCAAATATGCCAAAGGTAATAACTCCCAGCCTCCACCTCCGATTccagtcatggtgaagaaagacAGAGGGCCTCGGATTTGGGTTGGATCACTGCTTCTAGGAAGCTCTGCTATAGTCAATTTAGTCCTCATCACTGCAATTCTTTTCCTGAGGTTTTGCTCCTATAACAAAGTGAGACGGAAGCTTCAGCCTGGCTCGAACATGGCAGCGCTGAGCCTTCGCTCATTTACGTACAGTGAGCTTGAAGCAGCCACAGATGGATTCAATGAGGAACTGGGCAGCGGTGCTTTCAGCAGAGTCTACAAGGGTTACTTAGATGATGAGCCTGGAACCTGTGTTGCAGTTAAGAAACTTGATAACCTTTTGCCCGACATGGATAAGGAATTTATGAACGAAGTTGGAAGCATCGGCCGGACCTACCACAAGAACCTGGTCCGATTGTATGGATTCTGCAACGAAGGAACCGAACGGCTTCTGGTATATGAATTCATGAAAAATGGCTCGTTGACGGAATTCCTCTTTGGAAGTGTCAGGCCACACTGGCACCTGCGAGTCCAGATAGCTCTGGGAATTGCAAGAGGCCTCACGTATTTGCACGAAGAATGCAGCAGCCAAATCATCCATTGTGACATAAAGCCTCAGAACATACTCTTGGACGACAATCTAGTTGCAAGGATATCCGATTTTGGATTGGCAAAGCTTCTGAGGACAGACCAGACTCGAACGAACACCGGAATCAGAGGGACCAGAGGGTATGTTGCACCGGAGTGGTTCAAGAGCATGGGGATCACAGCAAAGGTGGATGTATACAGTTTTGGAGTCATGTTGCTGGAGATCGTGTGTTGCAGGAAGAACGTGGAACAAGAGGTGGGGAACGAGGAGGCACTGATACTGACATACTGGGTTAACGATTGCTACAGGGATGGGATGTTGGAGTTGGTGGTGGAAGGTGATGACGAGGCAGCCCTTGACATGAAGAGGATGGAAAGGTTTGTCAAGGTGGCCCTTTGGTGCATCCAGGAGGAGCCATCAATGAGACCTACAATGCAAAAGGTGACTCAGATGCTGGACGGAGCAACCTCGATCCCAGAGCCCCCTGATCCTTCCTCCTACATCAGTTCAATCCAGTGA